One Nematostella vectensis chromosome 10, jaNemVect1.1, whole genome shotgun sequence genomic window carries:
- the LOC5511166 gene encoding uncharacterized threonine-rich GPI-anchored glycoprotein PJ4664.02 isoform X2, protein MISSEGAVMSRNDMVTLESIIQKGSVGTDHKQLQSAILQLMKNNSSADEDTSVNRSTDEQGVESAKTRHVESSLEHASGDVRVHNPNQMVYRRSHSYPELSHFLTASESDVNDDDVFLPSHIKTRTMSTRELNRWRLTLFSVFVGRLPYDITKRELAQLFDQIGPVQDLHIAPREGSMSYTYGFVRFLTLEEANEAVTQLHGRVLGNRHITVELSQETRRVHGTSADELPNNRRDKLIRREYPSVRHLDGNSEEAAIQQKLLHSTAQLKACYEQQDSNGTALLSKLENILKKVRCVPGETLGTPVADEGKFCVFPRITRAGHLNAQLQPTVQAATLLHSHNGPSVSFSPVHTKPVVTSTPYSGSDLSSPNENNGQQITLPHSNTISGVPSHHSYPGSAMIPPHGHTALTVTSPHVENGPQDTLPHRNSGPQVTPPYGHTAPVLTLPHADNGPQATPSYGHSGSVLTLSHADNGPKATPPYGHSGSVLTLPHADNGPKATPPHGHTALTVTSPHVENGPQDTLPHRNSGPQVTPPYGHTAPVLTSPHADNGPQTTPPDGHSGSVLTLPHADNGPQVSPLRSNTGSMLPSDYANSLSGLSSTQSHTAPSVLSPHADNGQQITPRHEHTRSPLNSPHADAGPQVTSPHANTVPVVPSHCTYSGSGLTLHHKDNGPQVTTPDADKGPKITLPHGYTEPALAQDHTYSGSGLCSPHAVNGPHVTLTHANTVPVVPSHQTYSGSGLTSPNAINGPQITSPNDYNESVVHQQHAANGRAVTSLHPYSGPGAPLPHSETAVASLNNHNRSTVTPYHEHSGPAVTLPQNYTTTEATKPYSYTGSAVTLSHHYTETTVTSRNAHIVMPPTLADGHIGLAVTTPTAQTRSAITSPHAYTVSSVTAPAATSPNGFSGPEVNSPNANTGLKSISPHAEFGPAITPTHADNLLTINLPSAKSGPEITSPQASSILTVTSTMPRLPVPSEMVEARSLRLAATATGPLMSGVSANSSPQSDVHEEKVKNLSEDKPSATSHRNSQGDKVPAGFGRGGRVSPPVDIYRPVKQFGRGSSLNALLLTQRRKNPNNPIYPESSINGSATPALCSPCNKQSEENTNLNLCPASNPRGKGTAVRPPLLNIQNSGKTSDLPGSTTVPSPVLNDNKAESEARQPKCMGRGMNRTNILLENSRPRMESYTLQSTSEPGKAGAPMNTVNLQSTPSTGGQKLHGHPRSMNVSPQPLLPQVHLMNATYPLGTPALNNSQLARIRLGLAILSQQQMMLGGYGQNTGQSVVENAAIGIETSQDGDLGASPVLEASELEAYLKSFYEDAIKAGFVKSEKTTKDLSFGNLTGGKPVSEGETMVTPVSKEDGHFQDTLASPVPSKELGNAGNSHALQLEATTVRKTTYAENGGNVKMDTANAEKSGNFKMDTAKSEIGGNFKMDTANAENGVDVLKTSASMVFNNEQFSATSQIKGTEKDTRRIHIPNKVESPENDLTNAVNTHILNNADASIRDTAETVTDTPIKDTAIAKKGKAHDFVGSQDTVNSDLLYILQPAADQARNVVDTGDLNRLHNVASQAIDLINAENVGFTNAVATLNRIKDNTDDFNGLQTIVIQARDSEKVELTDSLASQAGEFAITEKVHINSVAPSARTRVITEEYKLPSSMVNKGRGSESTDKEKMADRRVALDSADVLPAKPMSAVKPVFNVDSDDISHSVDNSSNKKPGIYDEIYPSIKKRSSQDESLVKMKTALRSLLEDNQRLERTLPKRRIEPGAGGMYPNEEKRRLEEAIHKCQVDYQREVEIIFTRNAEFDLLCEREKLAAGYDSTVVSEPWKTIC, encoded by the exons ATGATTAGTTCTGAAGGGGCCGTTATGTCAAGGAATGATATGGTGACGCTTGAGAGCATAATACAGAAAGGCAGCGTGGGAACGGATCATAAGCAGCTTCAGAGTGCTATACTGCAACTGATGAAAAATAACAGCAGTGCAGATGAGGACACCTCAGTCAATCGCAGCACAGATGAACAGGGTGTTGAATCGGCAAAGACAAGACACGTAGAATCAAGTCTTGAACATGCCAGTGGTGATGTGAGG GTACATAATCCTAACCAAATGGTGTATCGACGCAGTCATTCCTACCCTGAGTTGTCACATTTTCTCACTGCTTCAGAGTCGGATGTAAATGATG ATGATGTCTTTCTTCCTTCCCACATCAAAACAAGAACAATGTCAACAAGGGAGCTGAACCGCTGGAGACTGACCCTGTTTTCAGTGTTTGTTGGTCGTCTTCCATATGATATTACAAAG AGGGAACTAGCCCAACTGTTTGATCAAATTGGACCTGTTCAAGATCTGCACATAGCTCCACGAGAAGGTTCAATGAGCTATACGTATGG GTTTGTACGCTTTTTGACACTAGAGGAGGCAAATGAGGCTGTGACACAACTACATGGCAGAGTTCTTGGTAACAGACACATTACTGTGGAACTATCCCAAGAGACTCGAAGAGTGCATGGTACATCTGCTGACGAGCTGCCAAATAATA GACGAGATAAACTTATAAGAAGGGAGTACCCCTCAGTACGTCATTTAGATGGAAACAGTGAAGAAGCTGCCATCCAGCAGAAATTACTCCACTCCACTGCACAGCTGAAGGCATGCTATGAACAACAAG actcTAATGGAACAGCCTTGTTGAGCAAATtagaaaacattttgaaaaaggtcCGTTGTGTTCCCGGAGAAACCCTTGGTACCCCAGTTGCTGATGAAGGAAAATTTTGTGTTTTCCCCAGAATAACAAG AGCTGGACACCTGAATGCACAACTGCAACCAACTGTACAAGCTGCCACCTTGCTGCATTCACACAATGGTCCATCAGTAAGCTTTTCACCTGTGCACACGAAGCCTGTAGTCACATCTACACCCTACTCTGGGTCTGATCTCAGCTCGCCAAATGAAAATAATGGACAGCAAATAACCTTGCCCCATTCTAACACTATATCAGGGGTCCCCTCGCATCATTCCTACCCTGGATCTGCAATGATTCCACCCCATGGTCACACTGCGTTGACAGTCACCTCACCCCACGTAGAGAATGGACCACAAGACACCTTACCCCATAGAAATAGTGGACCCCAAGTCACCCCACCCTATGGCCACACTGCGCCTGTACTCACCTTACCCCATGCAGATAACGGGCCACAAGCCACTCCATCCTATGGGCACTCTGGATCTGTACTCACCTTATCCCATGCAGATAACGGGCCAAAAGCCACTCCACCCTATGGGCACTCTGGATCTGTACTCACCTTACCCCATGCAGATAACGGGCCAAAAGCCACTCCACCCCATGGTCACACTGCGTTGACAGTCACCTCACCCCACGTAGAGAATGGACCACAAGACACCTTACCCCATAGAAATAGTGGACCCCAAGTCACCCCACCCTATGGGCACACTGCGCCTGTACTCACCTCACCCCATGCAGATAACGGACCACAAACCACTCCACCCGATGGGCACTCTGGATCTGTACTCACCTTACCCCATGCAGATAACGGACCACAAGTCTCCCCACTCCGTTCTAACACTGGATCGATGCTCCCCTCGGATTATGCTAACTCTCTGTCTGGACTGTCCTCGACCCAAAGCCACACTGCCCCGTCAGTCCTCTCACCCCATGCAGATAATGGACAGCAAATCACCCCACGCCATGAGCACACCAGGTCTCCACTCAACTCGCCACATGCAGACGCTGGACCACAAGTCACATCACCTCATGCTAACACTGTGCCAGTGGTCCCTTCCCATTGTACCTACTCTGGGTCTGGACTCACTTTGCACCACAAAGATAATGGACCGCAAGTCACTACGCCTGACGCAGACAAAGGGCCCAAAATCACCTTGCCCCATGGTTACACTGAGCCTGCACTCGCCCAGGATCATACATACTCTGGTTCCGGACTCTGCTCCCCTCATGCAGTTAATGGACCGCATGTCACCTTAACCCATGCTAACACTGTTCCAGTGGTCCCATCCCATCAAACCTACTCTGGTTCTGGACTCACCTCACCCAACGCAATTAATGGACCGCAAATCACCTCCCCCAATGATTACAATGAGTCGGTGGTCCACCAGCAACATGCAGCCAATGGGCGGGCAGTCACATCACTGCACCCTTACTCTGGACCAGGAGCGCCACTTCCCCATTCCGAAACAGCAGTAGCATCACTCAATAACCACAATAGGTCGACAGTCACACCCTACCATGAGCACAGCGGACCGGCAGTCACCTTGCCACAAAACTACACCACGACAGAGGCCACAAAACCCTATTCTTACACTGGGTCGGCGGTcacattatcacatcattacacTGAGACGACAGTCACATCACGGAATGCTCACATTGTGATGCCACCCACCTTAGCTGATGGCCATATTGGGCTTGCAGTTACAACTCCAACTGCACAAACTCGGTCGGCGATCACCTCGCCTCATGCTTACACTGTGTCATCAGTCACTGCGCCGGCAGCCACATCACCTAATGGCTTCAGTGGTCCTGAAGTCAACTCGCCGAATGCAAACACTGGACTAAAAAGTATATCACCCCATGCTGAGTTTGGCCCAGCCATCACCCCGACACATGCAGACAATTTGTTGACAATCAACTTGCCTAGTGCTAAATCTGGGCCGGAGATAACATCTCCACAAGCATCCTCTATTCTAACAGTCACTTCGACAATGCCCAGACTGCCAGTGCCAAGTGAGATGGTAGAGGCTAGAAGTTTACGGCTCGCCGCAACAGCGACCGGACCCTTGATGTCAGGTGTGTCAGCGAATAGTTCCCCTCAGAGTGATGTGCATGAAGAGAAGGTGAAGAATCTCTCGGAGGATAAACCAAGTGCAACATCACATAGGAACAGCCAGGGTGATAAGGTACCTGCAGGCTTCGGACGTGGCGGAAGAGTAAGCCCCCCTGTAGATATTTATCGACCAGTAAAACAGTTCGGCAGAGGCTCCTCCTTAAATGCTTTACTGCTCACACAAAGGCGTAAAAATCCCAACAACCCTATATATCCTGAGTCCAGCATAAATGGGTCAGCTACCCCCGCCTTGTGTTCCCCTTGCAACAAGCAAAGCGAAGAAAACACTAACTTGAACTTATGCCCAGCCTCGAACCCTAGAGGGAAAGGTACTGCTGTAAGACCGCCTTTACTCAATATACAGAACAGTGGCAAAACCAGCGATCTTCCAGGCTCAACCACCGTACCGAGTCCCGTTCTCAATGACAACAAGGCAGAGAGTGAGGCAAGGCAACCGAAATGTATGGGCCGTGGTATGAATAGGACCAATATTCTTCTAGAGAACTCACGACCTAGAATGGAAAGTTATACACTTCAGAGCACCTCAGAGCCTGGAAAAGCTGGAGCGCCAATGAATACCGTAAACCTGCAAAGTACGCCAAGTACTGGAGGTCAAAAGCTCCATGGGCACCCTAGGAGTATGAATGTTTCTCCGCAGCCATTACTCCCACAAGTACATTTGATGAACGCAACTTACCCATTAGGAACGCCAGCACTTAACAACTCACAGTTAGCACGCATTCGCCTTGGTTTAGCCATATTGAGCCAACAACAGATGATGCTCGGAGGGTATGGACAGAACACCGGCCAAAGCGTCGTGGAAAATGCTGCTATTGGAATCGAGACTTCACAAGACGGGGATTTAGGTGCGTCACCAGTGTTAGAGGCATCTGAGCTTGAAGCTTATTTAAAGAGTTTCTACGAAGATGCAATCAAGGCTGGATTTGTCAAATCTGAGAAGACAACTAAAGATTTAAGCTTTGGGAACTTGACGGGGGGGAAACCTGTGAGTGAAGGTGAAACCATGGTTACGCCAGTAAGCAAAGAGGACGGCCATTTTCAGGACACTCTTGCATCTCCAGTCCCCTCCAAGGAACTTGGGAATGCCGGCAACAGCCATGCTCTGCAATTGGAGGCTACCACAGTAAGAAAAACCACATATGCTGAGAACGGTGGCAATGTCAAAATGGATACAGCAAATGCTGAGAAAAGTGGCAATTTCAAAATGGATACAGCAAAGTCAGAGATCGGTGGCAATTTCAAAATGGATACAGCAAATGCAGAGAACGGTGTCGATGTTTTAAAAACTAGTGCGAGCATGGTTTTCAATAATGAACAGTTCTCTGCGACTTCACAAATTAAGGGCACAGAGAAGGATACAAGGAGAATCCATATTCCAAACAAGGTGGAGTCTCCAGAGAATGACTTAACAAATGCAGTGAATACCCATATATTAAACAATGCTGATGCTTCAATAAGAGACACAGCAGAAACAGTAACAGATACACCAATAAAAGATACAGCAATCGCTAAAAAGGGTAAAGCCCACGACTTTGTTGGCTCCCAGGACACTGTAAACTCAGACCTCTTATATATACTCCAGCCTGCAGCCGACCAAGCTAGAAACGTTGTAGATACAGGGGACTTAAATAGACTACATAATGTGGCTTCCCAAGCTATAGACTTGATAAACGCTGAGAATGTGGGCTTTACTAACGCTGTGGCTACTCTTAATAGGATCAAAGATAACACAGATGACTTCAATGGGCTTCAGACTATAGTTATCCAAGCTAGGGACTCAGAAAAGGTTGAATTAACCGACTCTTTAGCCTCACAAGCTGGTGAATTCGCAATCACAGAAAAAGTGCACATAAACTCCGTTGCTCCTTCAGCTAGGACCAGAGTAATAACAGAGGAATATAAGTTACCCAGCTCTATGGTTAACAAAGGTAGAGGCTCAGAAAGTACAGACAAAGAGAAAATGGCAGACCGTAGAGTTGCATTAGATTCTGCAGACGTCTTACCTGCTAAACCTATGAGCGCAGTCAAGCCTGTTTTCAATGTGGACAGCGATGACATCAGCCATTCCGTGGATAAC TCCTCTAACAAGAAGCCAGGCATATATGATGAGATTTATCCTTCCATAAAGAAAAGGTCTTCACAAGATGAGTCGCTTGTCAAAATGAAG ACTGCTCTACGGAGCCTTCTGGAGGATAACCAGCGACTTGAAAGAACTTTACCCAAACGCCGCATTGAACCCGGAGCTGGTGGAATGTACCCCAACGAAGAGAA GAGGAGACTAGAAGAAGCCATTCACAAGTGCCAAGTCGATTACCAGCGTGAAGTCGAAATTATCTTCACAAG AAATGCAGAGTTTGACTTACTGTGTGAGCGAGAGAAGCTTGCGGCTGGCTACGATTCCACTGTTGTAAGCGAG CCATGGAAAACCATCTGTTGA
- the LOC5511166 gene encoding uncharacterized threonine-rich GPI-anchored glycoprotein PJ4664.02 isoform X1 — protein MISSEGAVMSRNDMVTLESIIQKGSVGTDHKQLQSAILQLMKNNSSADEDTSVNRSTDEQGVESAKTRHVESSLEHASGDVRVHNPNQMVYRRSHSYPELSHFLTASESDVNDDDVFLPSHIKTRTMSTRELNRWRLTLFSVFVGRLPYDITKRELAQLFDQIGPVQDLHIAPREGSMSYTYGFVRFLTLEEANEAVTQLHGRVLGNRHITVELSQETRRVHGTSADELPNNRRDKLIRREYPSVRHLDGNSEEAAIQQKLLHSTAQLKACYEQQDSNGTALLSKLENILKKVRCVPGETLGTPVADEGKFCVFPRITRAGHLNAQLQPTVQAATLLHSHNGPSVSFSPVHTKPVVTSTPYSGSDLSSPNENNGQQITLPHSNTISGVPSHHSYPGSAMIPPHGHTALTVTSPHVENGPQDTLPHRNSGPQVTPPYGHTAPVLTLPHADNGPQATPSYGHSGSVLTLSHADNGPKATPPYGHSGSVLTLPHADNGPKATPPHGHTALTVTSPHVENGPQDTLPHRNSGPQVTPPYGHTAPVLTSPHADNGPQTTPPDGHSGSVLTLPHADNGPQVSPLRSNTGSMLPSDYANSLSGLSSTQSHTAPSVLSPHADNGQQITPRHEHTRSPLNSPHADAGPQVTSPHANTVPVVPSHCTYSGSGLTLHHKDNGPQVTTPDADKGPKITLPHGYTEPALAQDHTYSGSGLCSPHAVNGPHVTLTHANTVPVVPSHQTYSGSGLTSPNAINGPQITSPNDYNESVVHQQHAANGRAVTSLHPYSGPGAPLPHSETAVASLNNHNRSTVTPYHEHSGPAVTLPQNYTTTEATKPYSYTGSAVTLSHHYTETTVTSRNAHIVMPPTLADGHIGLAVTTPTAQTRSAITSPHAYTVSSVTAPAATSPNGFSGPEVNSPNANTGLKSISPHAEFGPAITPTHADNLLTINLPSAKSGPEITSPQASSILTVTSTMPRLPVPSEMVEARSLRLAATATGPLMSGVSANSSPQSDVHEEKVKNLSEDKPSATSHRNSQGDKVPAGFGRGGRVSPPVDIYRPVKQFGRGSSLNALLLTQRRKNPNNPIYPESSINGSATPALCSPCNKQSEENTNLNLCPASNPRGKGTAVRPPLLNIQNSGKTSDLPGSTTVPSPVLNDNKAESEARQPKCMGRGMNRTNILLENSRPRMESYTLQSTSEPGKAGAPMNTVNLQSTPSTGGQKLHGHPRSMNVSPQPLLPQVHLMNATYPLGTPALNNSQLARIRLGLAILSQQQMMLGGYGQNTGQSVVENAAIGIETSQDGDLGASPVLEASELEAYLKSFYEDAIKAGFVKSEKTTKDLSFGNLTGGKPVSEGETMVTPVSKEDGHFQDTLASPVPSKELGNAGNSHALQLEATTVRKTTYAENGGNVKMDTANAEKSGNFKMDTAKSEIGGNFKMDTANAENGVDVLKTSASMVFNNEQFSATSQIKGTEKDTRRIHIPNKVESPENDLTNAVNTHILNNADASIRDTAETVTDTPIKDTAIAKKGKAHDFVGSQDTVNSDLLYILQPAADQARNVVDTGDLNRLHNVASQAIDLINAENVGFTNAVATLNRIKDNTDDFNGLQTIVIQARDSEKVELTDSLASQAGEFAITEKVHINSVAPSARTRVITEEYKLPSSMVNKGRGSESTDKEKMADRRVALDSADVLPAKPMSAVKPVFNVDSDDISHSVDNSSNKKPGIYDEIYPSIKKRSSQDESLVKMKTALRSLLEDNQRLERTLPKRRIEPGAGGMYPNEEKRRLEEAIHKCQVDYQREVEIIFTRNAEFDLLCEREKLAAGYDSTVVSEIQTELELNLLNNEIKLAAMENHLLNLHHQLYRMQ, from the exons ATGATTAGTTCTGAAGGGGCCGTTATGTCAAGGAATGATATGGTGACGCTTGAGAGCATAATACAGAAAGGCAGCGTGGGAACGGATCATAAGCAGCTTCAGAGTGCTATACTGCAACTGATGAAAAATAACAGCAGTGCAGATGAGGACACCTCAGTCAATCGCAGCACAGATGAACAGGGTGTTGAATCGGCAAAGACAAGACACGTAGAATCAAGTCTTGAACATGCCAGTGGTGATGTGAGG GTACATAATCCTAACCAAATGGTGTATCGACGCAGTCATTCCTACCCTGAGTTGTCACATTTTCTCACTGCTTCAGAGTCGGATGTAAATGATG ATGATGTCTTTCTTCCTTCCCACATCAAAACAAGAACAATGTCAACAAGGGAGCTGAACCGCTGGAGACTGACCCTGTTTTCAGTGTTTGTTGGTCGTCTTCCATATGATATTACAAAG AGGGAACTAGCCCAACTGTTTGATCAAATTGGACCTGTTCAAGATCTGCACATAGCTCCACGAGAAGGTTCAATGAGCTATACGTATGG GTTTGTACGCTTTTTGACACTAGAGGAGGCAAATGAGGCTGTGACACAACTACATGGCAGAGTTCTTGGTAACAGACACATTACTGTGGAACTATCCCAAGAGACTCGAAGAGTGCATGGTACATCTGCTGACGAGCTGCCAAATAATA GACGAGATAAACTTATAAGAAGGGAGTACCCCTCAGTACGTCATTTAGATGGAAACAGTGAAGAAGCTGCCATCCAGCAGAAATTACTCCACTCCACTGCACAGCTGAAGGCATGCTATGAACAACAAG actcTAATGGAACAGCCTTGTTGAGCAAATtagaaaacattttgaaaaaggtcCGTTGTGTTCCCGGAGAAACCCTTGGTACCCCAGTTGCTGATGAAGGAAAATTTTGTGTTTTCCCCAGAATAACAAG AGCTGGACACCTGAATGCACAACTGCAACCAACTGTACAAGCTGCCACCTTGCTGCATTCACACAATGGTCCATCAGTAAGCTTTTCACCTGTGCACACGAAGCCTGTAGTCACATCTACACCCTACTCTGGGTCTGATCTCAGCTCGCCAAATGAAAATAATGGACAGCAAATAACCTTGCCCCATTCTAACACTATATCAGGGGTCCCCTCGCATCATTCCTACCCTGGATCTGCAATGATTCCACCCCATGGTCACACTGCGTTGACAGTCACCTCACCCCACGTAGAGAATGGACCACAAGACACCTTACCCCATAGAAATAGTGGACCCCAAGTCACCCCACCCTATGGCCACACTGCGCCTGTACTCACCTTACCCCATGCAGATAACGGGCCACAAGCCACTCCATCCTATGGGCACTCTGGATCTGTACTCACCTTATCCCATGCAGATAACGGGCCAAAAGCCACTCCACCCTATGGGCACTCTGGATCTGTACTCACCTTACCCCATGCAGATAACGGGCCAAAAGCCACTCCACCCCATGGTCACACTGCGTTGACAGTCACCTCACCCCACGTAGAGAATGGACCACAAGACACCTTACCCCATAGAAATAGTGGACCCCAAGTCACCCCACCCTATGGGCACACTGCGCCTGTACTCACCTCACCCCATGCAGATAACGGACCACAAACCACTCCACCCGATGGGCACTCTGGATCTGTACTCACCTTACCCCATGCAGATAACGGACCACAAGTCTCCCCACTCCGTTCTAACACTGGATCGATGCTCCCCTCGGATTATGCTAACTCTCTGTCTGGACTGTCCTCGACCCAAAGCCACACTGCCCCGTCAGTCCTCTCACCCCATGCAGATAATGGACAGCAAATCACCCCACGCCATGAGCACACCAGGTCTCCACTCAACTCGCCACATGCAGACGCTGGACCACAAGTCACATCACCTCATGCTAACACTGTGCCAGTGGTCCCTTCCCATTGTACCTACTCTGGGTCTGGACTCACTTTGCACCACAAAGATAATGGACCGCAAGTCACTACGCCTGACGCAGACAAAGGGCCCAAAATCACCTTGCCCCATGGTTACACTGAGCCTGCACTCGCCCAGGATCATACATACTCTGGTTCCGGACTCTGCTCCCCTCATGCAGTTAATGGACCGCATGTCACCTTAACCCATGCTAACACTGTTCCAGTGGTCCCATCCCATCAAACCTACTCTGGTTCTGGACTCACCTCACCCAACGCAATTAATGGACCGCAAATCACCTCCCCCAATGATTACAATGAGTCGGTGGTCCACCAGCAACATGCAGCCAATGGGCGGGCAGTCACATCACTGCACCCTTACTCTGGACCAGGAGCGCCACTTCCCCATTCCGAAACAGCAGTAGCATCACTCAATAACCACAATAGGTCGACAGTCACACCCTACCATGAGCACAGCGGACCGGCAGTCACCTTGCCACAAAACTACACCACGACAGAGGCCACAAAACCCTATTCTTACACTGGGTCGGCGGTcacattatcacatcattacacTGAGACGACAGTCACATCACGGAATGCTCACATTGTGATGCCACCCACCTTAGCTGATGGCCATATTGGGCTTGCAGTTACAACTCCAACTGCACAAACTCGGTCGGCGATCACCTCGCCTCATGCTTACACTGTGTCATCAGTCACTGCGCCGGCAGCCACATCACCTAATGGCTTCAGTGGTCCTGAAGTCAACTCGCCGAATGCAAACACTGGACTAAAAAGTATATCACCCCATGCTGAGTTTGGCCCAGCCATCACCCCGACACATGCAGACAATTTGTTGACAATCAACTTGCCTAGTGCTAAATCTGGGCCGGAGATAACATCTCCACAAGCATCCTCTATTCTAACAGTCACTTCGACAATGCCCAGACTGCCAGTGCCAAGTGAGATGGTAGAGGCTAGAAGTTTACGGCTCGCCGCAACAGCGACCGGACCCTTGATGTCAGGTGTGTCAGCGAATAGTTCCCCTCAGAGTGATGTGCATGAAGAGAAGGTGAAGAATCTCTCGGAGGATAAACCAAGTGCAACATCACATAGGAACAGCCAGGGTGATAAGGTACCTGCAGGCTTCGGACGTGGCGGAAGAGTAAGCCCCCCTGTAGATATTTATCGACCAGTAAAACAGTTCGGCAGAGGCTCCTCCTTAAATGCTTTACTGCTCACACAAAGGCGTAAAAATCCCAACAACCCTATATATCCTGAGTCCAGCATAAATGGGTCAGCTACCCCCGCCTTGTGTTCCCCTTGCAACAAGCAAAGCGAAGAAAACACTAACTTGAACTTATGCCCAGCCTCGAACCCTAGAGGGAAAGGTACTGCTGTAAGACCGCCTTTACTCAATATACAGAACAGTGGCAAAACCAGCGATCTTCCAGGCTCAACCACCGTACCGAGTCCCGTTCTCAATGACAACAAGGCAGAGAGTGAGGCAAGGCAACCGAAATGTATGGGCCGTGGTATGAATAGGACCAATATTCTTCTAGAGAACTCACGACCTAGAATGGAAAGTTATACACTTCAGAGCACCTCAGAGCCTGGAAAAGCTGGAGCGCCAATGAATACCGTAAACCTGCAAAGTACGCCAAGTACTGGAGGTCAAAAGCTCCATGGGCACCCTAGGAGTATGAATGTTTCTCCGCAGCCATTACTCCCACAAGTACATTTGATGAACGCAACTTACCCATTAGGAACGCCAGCACTTAACAACTCACAGTTAGCACGCATTCGCCTTGGTTTAGCCATATTGAGCCAACAACAGATGATGCTCGGAGGGTATGGACAGAACACCGGCCAAAGCGTCGTGGAAAATGCTGCTATTGGAATCGAGACTTCACAAGACGGGGATTTAGGTGCGTCACCAGTGTTAGAGGCATCTGAGCTTGAAGCTTATTTAAAGAGTTTCTACGAAGATGCAATCAAGGCTGGATTTGTCAAATCTGAGAAGACAACTAAAGATTTAAGCTTTGGGAACTTGACGGGGGGGAAACCTGTGAGTGAAGGTGAAACCATGGTTACGCCAGTAAGCAAAGAGGACGGCCATTTTCAGGACACTCTTGCATCTCCAGTCCCCTCCAAGGAACTTGGGAATGCCGGCAACAGCCATGCTCTGCAATTGGAGGCTACCACAGTAAGAAAAACCACATATGCTGAGAACGGTGGCAATGTCAAAATGGATACAGCAAATGCTGAGAAAAGTGGCAATTTCAAAATGGATACAGCAAAGTCAGAGATCGGTGGCAATTTCAAAATGGATACAGCAAATGCAGAGAACGGTGTCGATGTTTTAAAAACTAGTGCGAGCATGGTTTTCAATAATGAACAGTTCTCTGCGACTTCACAAATTAAGGGCACAGAGAAGGATACAAGGAGAATCCATATTCCAAACAAGGTGGAGTCTCCAGAGAATGACTTAACAAATGCAGTGAATACCCATATATTAAACAATGCTGATGCTTCAATAAGAGACACAGCAGAAACAGTAACAGATACACCAATAAAAGATACAGCAATCGCTAAAAAGGGTAAAGCCCACGACTTTGTTGGCTCCCAGGACACTGTAAACTCAGACCTCTTATATATACTCCAGCCTGCAGCCGACCAAGCTAGAAACGTTGTAGATACAGGGGACTTAAATAGACTACATAATGTGGCTTCCCAAGCTATAGACTTGATAAACGCTGAGAATGTGGGCTTTACTAACGCTGTGGCTACTCTTAATAGGATCAAAGATAACACAGATGACTTCAATGGGCTTCAGACTATAGTTATCCAAGCTAGGGACTCAGAAAAGGTTGAATTAACCGACTCTTTAGCCTCACAAGCTGGTGAATTCGCAATCACAGAAAAAGTGCACATAAACTCCGTTGCTCCTTCAGCTAGGACCAGAGTAATAACAGAGGAATATAAGTTACCCAGCTCTATGGTTAACAAAGGTAGAGGCTCAGAAAGTACAGACAAAGAGAAAATGGCAGACCGTAGAGTTGCATTAGATTCTGCAGACGTCTTACCTGCTAAACCTATGAGCGCAGTCAAGCCTGTTTTCAATGTGGACAGCGATGACATCAGCCATTCCGTGGATAAC TCCTCTAACAAGAAGCCAGGCATATATGATGAGATTTATCCTTCCATAAAGAAAAGGTCTTCACAAGATGAGTCGCTTGTCAAAATGAAG ACTGCTCTACGGAGCCTTCTGGAGGATAACCAGCGACTTGAAAGAACTTTACCCAAACGCCGCATTGAACCCGGAGCTGGTGGAATGTACCCCAACGAAGAGAA GAGGAGACTAGAAGAAGCCATTCACAAGTGCCAAGTCGATTACCAGCGTGAAGTCGAAATTATCTTCACAAG AAATGCAGAGTTTGACTTACTGTGTGAGCGAGAGAAGCTTGCGGCTGGCTACGATTCCACTGTTGTAAGCGAG aTACAAACAGAACTGGAACTAAATCTGCTTAACAACGAGATTAAACTTGCAGCCATGGAAAACCATCTGTTGAATCTGCACCACCAGCTGTACCGCATGCAGTAG